The Rhizoctonia solani chromosome 1, complete sequence sequence CCCAAAGCGAAGAAAAAAAGTCTATTTGTTGCAGATAAGAGCGTCCGGATATAGTCAGTAAGGGGCTCAAGAGAAGTCTATGTAGACTCTGTTATCGTTGTGTGTTCACCTTGTTTGTAAGTCATGGACCTTGAGCAATTTAGACTTACAACACCCCTAGGCATGCAAGGTTCGTAGTCTAACTCTATCACCCGCTGCCTCGGCCTGCAGAATGGTTGATGTGATTATCAATGGCACTGGGGCTGAAATTGTCCGAAGTTTGATTACATCCTTCGAAACGAAAGGCGAACGTGTGACGATAGGTTTGGACAATCAATATTGGCTGTGATTGATTAATTCAATTCACTCTACATGCTGGTTGGTTACATTGCACTCCTTTACTCCTTTCTCCTGAACTCCTTCACCTCATCGCTCTGCCAGTCGACAAAAGTTCCGGAAGCTCCGGCTTAGCTCCAACCGATAGTCCGGCAATGACGTGACCTGTATCCTCTGGCTTGACAAGTTGCGACTCAGAATGGAGTGCGATGAAACCTCTTATGTTCTTCCGCTTTCATTGAAGCGTTGCCTATGAACGAGTTAGTACTTCAATATAATAATACCGCTCCTTTCACACTCACCTCTCGCTCTGATTACCGATTGCATCTGCATCATTGGTAAATTTTCTAGTCAATCACTTGCGCGCAGCTAATGGaaacttttttttttttttacctcGGTATCGACCACCCCGGGGCGGACGGCAACGATACAATGTCTTTCTCTTCGTTGGCCAATGTTCTGCAGGCATATACTCATTTGAGTCACGGGTAAACAATAGCATTAGGAACGTGCGTTACCTAGCGAGAGAATTCATCGCAGCTTTTGAAGCATTATAAGGGCCCCATCCGGCAATTCCTCCAGTGGCAGCTCCCGAACTGGTAAGACATACATCAAAACCAAGAGTATAAGCAGTGGCTCAGGCTGAACTCACCTGACAAAAATCACACGACCATGGCTTTCCCTTAAAAGAGGGAGTCCTGCCTTGATGAGGTGAAGAAGAGAGAACAAATTAATGTCAAACATGGACTTCCAACCCTCGACGCTGGATTCTGGTGAATCTATGCGGCCAAGAGGTTCCAGAGTTCCCGCATTGAGAATAA is a genomic window containing:
- a CDS encoding short chain dehydrogenase, which gives rise to MATTSPVIIVTGASRGIGLAVVGALLKSYKARVVTLSRTRSPELSALVSEHQDSLAPLEGDVTKEQSALSAVDIAKSKFGRLDGLILNAGTLEPLGRIDSPESSVEGWKSMFDINLFSLLHLIKAGLPLLRESHGRVIFVSSGAATGGIAGWGPYNASKAAMNSLARTLANEEKDIVSLPSAPGWSIPRKFTNDADAIGNQSERQRFNESGRT